In Lautropia mirabilis, one DNA window encodes the following:
- a CDS encoding GumC family protein, which yields MSNPFPVDDDLPMAEPVGVAQRPGVALVRSAAPTFGTYLSIVRERKWLVLGTAAVVTVLATVAVNLMTPIYQASATILIENNKRSVVPLEEIYGVPAGSREFFQTQAEFMRSREVGIRVIKALGLENNPYFNPELTPEGKEQAAEGNVKELSQEALEEQVLMRYKAGLDISPIKNSQLVEIRFESPDPVLAAKIANQTAESYITADLDARFDMQQTASRWLNDRLNQLRTDLENAEANLQAYREEIGLVATPTSALGGNERQLDNSSDRLIAARVERQRLEQVYHQVQRGSRNRYEVPEVFNNPAVVAARAAEANAEKRMAEVAGSMGASHPAYKQAQSELELARSSLRKQSEAVISSISKAYEVARETERALEQEVASSKGNIQEINRKEGKLNVLQREVATNQQIYQTFLAKVKETDATADFQNPIARVVDPAVPPLLAAKPPKPQLILLAALIGTLLGAMLAISREQKNAVIRSSDEVQEKLGAPLLVAVPKLTGEDAKQLPMLQHLQPQSLFSESVRSALTGVRLSLMNVERPVVAFTSTLPGEGKSTMAASFAIEQGRTKRTLLIDCDMRKPAVRRMLNIPENTKGLSDLFHGEPMENCVLPLNDLDISVLVAGTRARNAHDLVMSPRFTDVLEQLKEHFELIVIDTPPLELVSDALPIGANATGLIYVVKANSTLIPMARRGLERIAAANVRILGVILNNHDFEKAGRYYGEYNTYGETYGQGFYGEGHQG from the coding sequence ATGTCCAATCCGTTTCCCGTTGACGACGACCTGCCCATGGCCGAGCCGGTCGGGGTCGCACAACGGCCCGGAGTCGCACTCGTCCGCAGCGCGGCGCCCACCTTCGGCACCTATCTGAGCATCGTCCGGGAACGTAAATGGCTGGTGCTCGGCACGGCGGCCGTCGTCACGGTGCTGGCCACCGTGGCCGTCAACCTGATGACGCCCATCTATCAGGCCAGCGCCACCATCCTCATCGAGAACAACAAGCGCAGCGTGGTGCCGCTGGAAGAGATCTATGGCGTGCCCGCCGGCAGCCGCGAGTTCTTCCAGACGCAGGCCGAGTTCATGCGTTCGCGCGAAGTGGGCATCCGCGTCATCAAGGCACTGGGCCTTGAGAACAACCCCTACTTCAATCCCGAACTCACCCCCGAAGGCAAGGAACAGGCCGCCGAGGGCAACGTGAAGGAACTGTCCCAGGAAGCCCTGGAAGAGCAGGTCCTCATGCGCTACAAGGCGGGCCTGGACATCTCGCCCATCAAGAACAGCCAGCTGGTCGAGATCCGCTTCGAGTCCCCGGATCCGGTGCTGGCCGCCAAGATCGCCAACCAGACGGCCGAGTCCTACATCACGGCCGACCTGGACGCGCGCTTCGACATGCAGCAGACCGCCAGCCGCTGGCTGAACGACCGTCTGAACCAGCTGCGCACCGACCTGGAAAACGCCGAAGCCAACCTGCAGGCCTATCGTGAAGAGATCGGCCTGGTGGCCACGCCCACGTCGGCCCTGGGCGGCAACGAGCGTCAGCTCGACAACTCCTCCGACCGCCTGATCGCGGCCCGCGTCGAGCGCCAGCGCCTTGAACAGGTCTATCACCAGGTCCAGCGCGGTTCCCGCAACCGCTACGAGGTGCCCGAGGTCTTCAACAACCCGGCCGTGGTGGCCGCCCGTGCAGCCGAAGCCAACGCCGAGAAGCGCATGGCCGAGGTGGCCGGCTCCATGGGTGCCTCGCACCCGGCCTACAAGCAGGCCCAGAGCGAACTGGAACTGGCCCGCAGCAGCCTGCGCAAGCAGTCCGAGGCCGTCATCTCCAGCATCTCCAAGGCCTATGAAGTGGCCCGCGAGACCGAGCGTGCGCTGGAACAGGAAGTGGCTTCCTCCAAGGGCAACATCCAGGAGATCAACCGCAAGGAAGGCAAGCTGAACGTGCTGCAGCGTGAAGTGGCCACGAACCAGCAGATCTACCAGACCTTCCTGGCCAAGGTGAAGGAAACCGACGCCACGGCCGACTTCCAGAACCCGATTGCCCGCGTGGTCGACCCGGCCGTGCCGCCGCTGCTGGCCGCCAAGCCGCCCAAGCCGCAGCTCATCCTGCTGGCCGCGCTCATCGGCACGCTGCTGGGCGCCATGCTGGCCATCAGCCGCGAGCAGAAGAACGCCGTCATCCGCTCCAGTGACGAAGTCCAGGAAAAACTGGGCGCCCCGCTGCTGGTGGCCGTGCCCAAGCTGACCGGCGAAGATGCCAAGCAGCTGCCCATGCTGCAGCACCTGCAGCCCCAGTCGCTGTTCTCCGAGTCGGTGCGTTCTGCCCTCACCGGCGTGCGCCTGTCCCTCATGAACGTCGAGCGGCCGGTGGTGGCCTTCACCTCCACCCTGCCGGGCGAGGGCAAGTCCACCATGGCGGCCAGCTTCGCCATCGAGCAGGGCCGCACCAAGCGCACGCTGCTGATCGACTGCGACATGCGCAAGCCCGCCGTGCGCCGCATGCTCAACATCCCCGAGAACACCAAGGGCCTGAGCGACCTGTTCCATGGCGAGCCCATGGAGAACTGCGTGCTGCCGCTCAACGACCTGGACATCTCGGTGCTGGTGGCCGGTACCCGCGCCCGCAATGCGCATGACCTGGTCATGAGCCCGCGCTTCACCGACGTGCTGGAGCAGCTGAAGGAGCACTTCGAGCTGATCGTCATCGACACCCCGCCGCTGGAGCTGGTGTCCGACGCGCTGCCCATCGGGGCCAACGCCACGGGCCTCATCTACGTGGTCAAGGCCAACTCCACGCTCATCCCCATGGCACGTCGTGGTCTGGAGCGCATCGCCGCCGCCAACGTCCGCATTCTCGGCGTCATCCTCAACAACCACGACTTCGAGAAGGCCGGCCGCTACTACGGCGAGTACAACACCTACGGCGAGACCTACGGCCAGGGCTTCTACGGCGAAGGCCACCAGGGCTGA
- a CDS encoding glycosyltransferase family 4 protein has protein sequence MPRIALLTRYDTQGASSRVRTLQYLPVLHQAGIETEHFPLFDNDYLKRMYGGQSINLQRLQLLARRILKMPSITGSGRFDLLWIEKELLPYLPFGLEKWLLDNGVPYVLDFDDAIFHNYDQSGNPLVRRLLGHKIDRLMAGARLVMCGNGYLAARARNAGAPWVEILPSTIDFEKYRPLPAPQQPVISADHPLRIVWIGSPSTSKYLEIIRPVLEQLTSRYPLELRVIGAEARQWPGVQSVHIPWASDTEARELNQSHLGIMPLEDTPWEQGKCGFKLIQYMAAGLPVIGSRVGMNIDIVQSGVHGFLVSGPEEWTQSIETLAASPELRSRMGAAGRKAAESTYSIAAVGPQLVQLLKQAAGPAAARTA, from the coding sequence ATGCCCAGAATTGCGCTGCTGACCCGTTACGACACCCAGGGAGCCTCCTCCCGCGTCAGGACCCTTCAGTACCTGCCCGTGCTGCATCAGGCCGGCATCGAGACCGAACACTTCCCGCTGTTCGACAACGACTACCTGAAACGCATGTATGGCGGGCAGAGCATCAATCTGCAGCGCCTGCAGCTGCTGGCCCGGCGCATCCTGAAGATGCCCTCCATCACCGGCAGCGGGCGCTTCGACCTGCTCTGGATCGAGAAGGAGCTGCTGCCCTACCTGCCCTTCGGACTGGAAAAGTGGCTGCTGGACAATGGCGTGCCCTACGTGCTGGATTTCGATGACGCCATCTTCCACAACTACGACCAGTCCGGAAATCCCCTGGTGCGGCGTCTGCTGGGCCACAAGATCGACCGCCTGATGGCGGGGGCCCGCCTGGTCATGTGCGGCAACGGCTATCTGGCCGCACGCGCCCGCAATGCCGGCGCTCCGTGGGTCGAGATCCTGCCCAGCACCATCGACTTCGAGAAGTACCGCCCCCTGCCAGCGCCGCAGCAACCGGTCATCTCGGCCGACCATCCACTACGCATCGTCTGGATCGGCTCGCCCTCCACCTCCAAGTATCTGGAAATCATCCGCCCGGTGCTGGAGCAGCTCACCAGCCGCTACCCGCTGGAGCTGCGCGTCATCGGCGCCGAGGCACGGCAGTGGCCCGGCGTGCAGAGCGTGCACATCCCCTGGGCCAGCGACACCGAGGCCAGGGAACTCAACCAGTCCCATCTGGGCATCATGCCGCTGGAAGACACGCCTTGGGAACAGGGCAAGTGCGGCTTCAAGCTCATCCAGTACATGGCGGCCGGCCTGCCGGTCATCGGCAGTCGGGTCGGCATGAACATCGACATCGTGCAGTCCGGCGTCCACGGCTTTCTGGTCAGCGGCCCCGAGGAATGGACGCAGTCCATCGAGACACTGGCCGCCTCACCGGAGCTGCGTTCGCGGATGGGTGCCGCAGGTCGCAAGGCCGCCGAGAGCACCTACAGCATCGCCGCCGTGGGTCCGCAGCTGGTGCAGCTGCTCAAGCAGGCCGCCGGCCCTGCCGCCGCGCGCACCGCCTGA
- a CDS encoding oligosaccharide flippase family protein produces the protein MYRSKILWSLAGLFSTPLAAFFFIPLLLSRIDNERFGMIALAWTLLSYASALDLGIGRATTQYVSALRGKGDLAQIPPAIDVAWRLSITYSAIGVALFLVAVGFDVESLITYRNIGAQELKIATIILIFTLPVQVLSALYRGIIEAFEDFRVPSIVRMYLGVANFVAPMLVSLFSQSLVPLVASILISRAVGLFMLYFNVRKKMHALRTNLGSQALQASTPAQRRSIRVQLNRFGKWMTVSNIAHPLLMQSDRFIIASAISAAAVTAYYIPNEIILQSTMIASAITNVMFPMLTARLQHDAGEGHRIFVMWRNRLLLISAAMYIVLCLAFPTILQFWMGDKVGPESATLGRIICLGAFFYTVSVIYTSYLHAQSRVRACATIQLIELAVYIPALYLSARFFGLQGAAICWVARAIFDAVALAWVSRRPASTPVSAAT, from the coding sequence ATGTACCGATCCAAGATCCTGTGGTCGCTCGCCGGCCTCTTCTCCACGCCGCTTGCGGCCTTCTTCTTCATTCCGCTGCTGCTCTCGCGCATCGACAACGAGCGCTTCGGGATGATCGCCCTGGCCTGGACGCTGCTCAGCTACGCCTCGGCGCTGGACCTCGGCATCGGCCGGGCCACCACCCAGTACGTGTCCGCCCTGCGCGGCAAGGGAGACCTGGCCCAGATCCCGCCGGCCATCGACGTGGCCTGGCGCCTGTCCATCACCTACAGTGCCATCGGCGTGGCGCTCTTCCTGGTGGCGGTCGGCTTCGACGTGGAAAGCCTCATCACCTACCGCAACATCGGCGCGCAGGAACTGAAGATCGCCACCATCATCCTCATCTTCACGCTGCCGGTGCAGGTGCTCAGCGCGCTCTATCGCGGCATCATCGAGGCCTTCGAGGACTTCCGCGTCCCCAGCATCGTGCGCATGTACCTGGGCGTGGCCAATTTCGTGGCACCCATGCTGGTGTCGCTCTTCAGCCAGTCGCTGGTGCCGCTGGTGGCCTCCATCCTGATCAGCCGCGCCGTCGGGCTGTTCATGCTGTACTTCAACGTGCGCAAGAAGATGCACGCCCTGCGGACCAATCTGGGCAGCCAGGCCCTCCAGGCCAGCACGCCGGCCCAGCGACGCAGCATCCGCGTGCAGCTCAACCGCTTCGGCAAATGGATGACGGTCAGCAACATCGCCCATCCGCTGCTGATGCAGTCCGACCGCTTCATCATCGCTTCGGCCATCTCGGCGGCGGCCGTCACGGCCTACTACATCCCCAACGAGATCATCCTGCAGAGCACCATGATCGCCTCGGCCATCACCAACGTGATGTTCCCGATGCTGACCGCGCGCCTGCAGCATGACGCCGGCGAAGGCCACCGCATCTTCGTCATGTGGCGCAACCGGCTGCTGCTCATCTCGGCCGCCATGTACATCGTGCTGTGCCTGGCCTTCCCCACCATCCTGCAGTTCTGGATGGGCGACAAGGTGGGACCGGAATCCGCCACGCTGGGCCGCATCATCTGCCTGGGCGCCTTCTTCTACACCGTCTCGGTCATCTACACATCGTACCTGCACGCCCAGAGCCGGGTGCGCGCCTGCGCCACCATCCAGCTCATTGAACTGGCCGTCTACATTCCGGCCCTGTACCTGTCGGCCCGCTTCTTCGGCCTGCAGGGCGCCGCCATCTGCTGGGTGGCACGCGCCATCTTCGACGCCGTGGCCCTGGCCTGGGTCTCGCGCCGGCCGGCCAGCACACCGGTCTCCGCGGCCACCTGA
- a CDS encoding NosD domain-containing protein, with the protein MRREFLKTLGAGAATFLMAQQLRAATPTGPGRLDRVVSPLEYGAKANGRDDDTLAVIRAAQAAARQGIWLVFPAGEYVITDQVSFSGAMAGVKGEKGSLIRLQSSSKRAGFLVRELAERDPIKDPFLVSGLSIECQVTYPDQAAAIYLIDTQGVHVVDNRIRHVQVGHGIYVRGMSNGINSTRAVAYNVFRNNVIEVEPLPDHDCFGIEIEAERLLPAGESSPRESWLRRFVLPDIPVPAHDNLLEGNQISGAYYGISFLGVRRSLVQDNKLQGQIRCMSIQHQSHYNVITGNELTDSLSSSIHLAYGSSFNTVSYNRIRNNRARGEGLLQAYVGASKNDFYMNEVEVGSEGLPKYMIYCAVVANENSFWGNRLSGPAGRAYIAVESAFNSKLRRKSHRGYGLRGADDHFTDRGMYGVRIVGNEIRATSMNVPVYVLAQVGDDRGQYPLLMCELSGNQVQWTGRGPLLELSESQAGLLRQIKLVGNEFAPVPRRDQLVLPRGGKHFSEMVDRAIIPQIEGI; encoded by the coding sequence ATGAGAAGGGAGTTTCTGAAGACGCTGGGGGCCGGTGCCGCCACGTTCCTGATGGCCCAGCAGCTGCGGGCCGCCACGCCCACGGGGCCCGGTCGCCTGGATCGGGTCGTCTCGCCGCTGGAGTACGGGGCAAAGGCCAACGGACGCGATGACGACACGCTGGCGGTGATCCGCGCTGCCCAGGCGGCCGCGCGGCAGGGCATCTGGCTGGTGTTTCCGGCCGGTGAATACGTCATTACCGACCAGGTGAGCTTCTCGGGCGCCATGGCGGGCGTCAAGGGTGAGAAGGGCAGCCTTATCCGCTTGCAGAGCAGCTCGAAACGGGCGGGCTTTCTGGTGCGGGAGCTGGCCGAGCGGGACCCGATCAAGGATCCTTTCTTGGTCTCCGGCCTGTCCATCGAGTGCCAGGTGACCTACCCGGACCAGGCGGCCGCCATCTACCTGATCGACACCCAGGGTGTGCATGTGGTGGACAACCGGATCCGCCATGTGCAGGTGGGTCACGGCATCTATGTGCGGGGCATGAGCAACGGCATCAACAGCACGCGTGCCGTGGCCTACAACGTGTTCCGCAACAACGTCATCGAGGTGGAGCCTCTGCCCGACCACGACTGCTTCGGCATCGAGATCGAGGCCGAGCGGTTGCTGCCGGCGGGGGAAAGTTCCCCGCGCGAGAGCTGGCTGCGGCGCTTCGTGCTGCCGGACATTCCGGTGCCGGCGCACGACAACCTGCTGGAGGGCAACCAGATCAGTGGTGCCTACTACGGCATTTCGTTCCTGGGCGTGCGACGCAGCCTGGTGCAGGACAACAAGCTGCAGGGCCAGATCCGCTGCATGTCGATCCAGCACCAGTCCCACTACAACGTCATTACCGGCAACGAGCTGACGGATTCGCTGTCCTCGTCCATCCATCTGGCCTACGGCTCATCGTTCAACACGGTCAGCTACAACCGCATCCGCAACAACCGGGCGCGGGGCGAGGGGCTGCTGCAGGCCTATGTGGGGGCGTCGAAGAACGACTTCTACATGAACGAGGTGGAAGTGGGCAGCGAGGGGTTGCCCAAGTACATGATCTACTGCGCGGTGGTGGCCAACGAGAACTCCTTCTGGGGCAACCGGCTGTCCGGGCCGGCAGGCCGCGCCTACATTGCGGTGGAGTCGGCCTTCAACAGCAAGTTGCGGCGCAAGAGCCACCGGGGCTATGGGCTGCGCGGGGCTGACGACCATTTCACCGATCGCGGCATGTACGGTGTGCGCATCGTGGGCAACGAGATCCGGGCCACGTCGATGAACGTGCCGGTGTACGTGCTGGCTCAGGTGGGCGACGATCGGGGGCAGTATCCGCTGCTGATGTGCGAGCTGTCCGGCAATCAGGTGCAATGGACCGGCCGGGGGCCGCTGCTGGAGTTGTCGGAAAGTCAGGCGGGGTTGCTGCGGCAGATCAAGCTGGTGGGCAACGAGTTTGCGCCGGTGCCGCGCCGTGACCAGCTGGTGCTGCCCCGGGGGGGCAAGCACTTCAGCGAGATGGTGGACCGCGCCATCATCCCGCAGATCGAAGGGATCTGA